Sequence from the Candidatus Hepatoplasma crinochetorum Av genome:
ATTCACCATTTTCTTCTCTAAATAAATCATTAAAACTATTTGCAAAATCATTACTATTTGCATAATATAAAAATGAATTAGGGTCAAAATTAGTTTCAGCACCAGATTTATTTGAAGCTAATTCTATTAATTGTCAATCACCATTATCATCTTCTTCCATAAATGCTCATCCCGAAGCATCAGTACGATTTGCTTGTCCTGCTTTTGTTCCTTCGATTCAATCAGAAGATCTTAAAACATCAACATTTTGATATGTTGTATATTCTTCATCATCAGTTGAATCATAATCAAAATTACTTTCGTATGTTGTCTGTCCATTATATGTTTCATTTTCATAATTATATCCAGTGATTAATTGCATTGATCTTTGACTAGGATAAAAAACTTCAGAAGGATCTGAAACACTTTTTGAATTAATAACATCATAAGATGTTCCTACAATTAAATTAACAGACTGTAAATTTTGTCAAATTCCATTTGTTGAATTTAAAACATAAGGAGAATTTAAGAAATTAAATCCAATTGTATAATCAACTTTTTCTCCATTTGGTGGACCACTATCTTCATAAAATAAATAACTAATAATACCATCAACAGTTCTCTCAACATTATCAGGAATAGTAATATCTTCAATTGTTTCATCAACATTACTATAATCTAAACTATAGTTTATTTCTTGTTCAAAATCATATTGATAATTTTCTGTTAAAATTGAAAAATTATCTGTAATAGAATTAAATTGACCATTATTATTAGTAGAAACATAATAAGCTAAAATATTTGTATAAAATTTAACTTCACTTTCATAAAGATCATATTTATCTTGATTTATTTCTTCTACAGTTTCATCTTGATCTTCAATTATTTGATGTGAATAAGCAATACCATTAACTGGAGCTCAATTTAATGGATTTATTAAATCAGATGAATTAACATTACCTGTTTGCTCATAACTATTAATAAATTGATCTTCTGAAGAATTATTTAAATCAGAAAAATCAAATAATGGACCAGTATAGTAGGCAAATCCTCTTTGAATATTTGTATAATAATCATCACCATTAACAATTCCATCACCATTACTATCAATTGCATTTAATTCATCATCATAAGAATAAGCTTGAATATAAGAAAGATATTGATCACTATATGTTTGATTGCTTGTATTTCCTGCTAAATAAGCATAAAATTCTATTCCATCTATTTTTTGATCATCATTCCCATAAGGATTTGTATCAGCATTATAAATATCATAATCTTCTAAATTAAAATTACTATCATTTAATGCATATTGATAAAATTGACTTTTTACATCACTTGAAAAATAATCAAGATTAAAAGGCATAATTAAATATTGATTATTTATTAAATCAACATTTGTTCAATCATAATCTAAAAAGGCAGTAGAATAATAAGTACTAAAAGAAAGATTAGCAACAGAAGATAATAAAGAAATTTGATAATCAGCAATATTTTCTCCAGGAGTAGTGAAGAAATTATAATCAATATCATCAGGATCAACATTATCATTATTTATTCCTAATAAATAATTATAGTTAGGACGATAGACTTCAAAAGGTAATAAAAAATTATCTTCTTCTAAATCATCTGTAAAAGGATTATCACCCTCTGCGACAATTTGATAAGAAAAGGTTGATTTTTGTCCTTTATACATATTAGGTACAACTGATTGTTTATTACCATAAAATTCAAGTCCCCTTGAAACTTGTTGAGTTGTTGTATGAATAAATTCAGCAGCACAACCTCAAAGTGTAACTACTGTTAAAAATGAAAATAAAATTCACTTACTATA
This genomic interval carries:
- the yidC gene encoding membrane protein insertase YidC, translating into MAKGNHSFYEEVKKSDESGDFSFSKIFKLIRKYSKWILFSFLTVVTLWGCAAEFIHTTTQQVSRGLEFYGNKQSVVPNMYKGQKSTFSYQIVAEGDNPFTDDLEEDNFLLPFEVYRPNYNYLLGINNDNVDPDDIDYNFFTTPGENIADYQISLLSSVANLSFSTYYSTAFLDYDWTNVDLINNQYLIMPFNLDYFSSDVKSQFYQYALNDSNFNLEDYDIYNADTNPYGNDDQKIDGIEFYAYLAGNTSNQTYSDQYLSYIQAYSYDDELNAIDSNGDGIVNGDDYYTNIQRGFAYYTGPLFDFSDLNNSSEDQFINSYEQTGNVNSSDLINPLNWAPVNGIAYSHQIIEDQDETVEEINQDKYDLYESEVKFYTNILAYYVSTNNNGQFNSITDNFSILTENYQYDFEQEINYSLDYSNVDETIEDITIPDNVERTVDGIISYLFYEDSGPPNGEKVDYTIGFNFLNSPYVLNSTNGIWQNLQSVNLIVGTSYDVINSKSVSDPSEVFYPSQRSMQLITGYNYENETYNGQTTYESNFDYDSTDDEEYTTYQNVDVLRSSDWIEGTKAGQANRTDASGWAFMEEDDNGDWQLIELASNKSGAETNFDPNSFLYYANSNDFANSFNDLFREENGELIANYLIDYNQYINIGYEFKYIDNEGNEISDLSEKSILSGDIQFYTPFIGISTTFTTESETASINPLVETTANFGIVASLYQILNQAEGNGLNSNHEIFTDDLGDWKDAWDPAYGPMYGLFVWPLAQLSIIIQSVFPVGAVWGVILGIFIITFLLRGLGYAMSFGSNKNQSKMQEVQTQVAQINAKYQQYDKKNKQMKARKQQEVMALYRKNNVNPFASLGTIFVTMPIFLSIWIIISALPVYKIISVGQFSFSISSISGMFSVGSLFFAYLFVGIAVGFAQGLSSKLPRMLSNKRKGIKRIDEQTKKAMKKQNKTQNIMIGVFVFMGLIVPVLLALYWVFSAMFTMTTELIKHVIIQHKAKKES